A genomic window from Candidatus Kouleothrix ribensis includes:
- a CDS encoding TetR/AcrR family transcriptional regulator: protein MARTRRERQYAATLDEIKATARQVMLREGSAGLSLREIARTMGMTAPALYHYFPNRDALVTALIVDAFNALADALEQARVGTPGPAAAQLLAAMHAYRAWALAHPADFGLIYGNPIPGYEAPRDATVPAAARSLRVFVTMIGAALASGELQPAPAYQSVPPGLAAHLAELPLIGAAAGDLRALYLATLAWPRIHGSIMLELFNHLQPVVGDTAAFYQIQAEDLLRGFGLVI, encoded by the coding sequence ATGGCCCGCACCCGCCGTGAGCGCCAGTATGCCGCCACGCTCGACGAGATCAAAGCCACCGCGCGCCAGGTGATGCTGCGCGAGGGCAGCGCCGGGCTGTCGCTACGCGAGATCGCCCGCACAATGGGTATGACCGCGCCGGCGTTGTACCACTACTTTCCCAACCGCGACGCGCTGGTGACGGCGCTGATCGTCGATGCATTCAACGCCCTGGCCGACGCACTCGAGCAGGCGCGTGTAGGCACACCCGGCCCGGCCGCAGCGCAGCTGCTGGCGGCAATGCACGCGTACCGCGCCTGGGCGCTGGCGCACCCGGCCGATTTTGGGCTGATCTACGGGAACCCGATCCCCGGCTACGAGGCGCCGCGCGATGCGACTGTGCCGGCGGCTGCGCGCAGCCTGCGTGTGTTTGTCACGATGATCGGCGCAGCGCTGGCCAGCGGCGAGCTACAGCCGGCCCCGGCATACCAGAGCGTGCCGCCCGGCCTGGCGGCGCACCTGGCGGAGCTGCCGCTGATCGGCGCTGCCGCTGGCGATCTGAGGGCGCTCTACCTGGCCACACTGGCATGGCCGCGCATCCACGGCAGCATTATGCTCGAGCTGTTCAACCATCTGCAGCCGGTCGTCGGCGACACGGCGGCGTTCTACCAGATCCAGGCCGAAGATCTGCTGCGCGGGTTTGGCCTGGTGATCTGA
- a CDS encoding CoA-binding protein, which translates to MLSDNEIRDALLGARTIAMVGISDRPERDSFAVARFLQRNGYRVLPVNPRLSGRVLGEQPYASLRDITEHVDIVDVFRRPEHLPQIVEDALAIGAGMVWAQLGITNPAAARRAQQAGLRLVMDRCMAIEHRRLMRMVESVLY; encoded by the coding sequence ATGTTATCAGACAATGAGATCAGGGATGCGCTACTGGGTGCCCGCACGATTGCAATGGTGGGCATTAGCGATCGGCCCGAGCGCGATTCGTTTGCCGTCGCGCGGTTTCTTCAGCGGAACGGCTACCGTGTGCTGCCGGTGAACCCGCGCCTGAGCGGGCGTGTGCTGGGCGAGCAGCCGTATGCCAGCCTGCGCGATATAACCGAGCATGTCGATATTGTCGACGTCTTTCGCCGGCCCGAACACCTGCCCCAGATCGTCGAAGATGCACTTGCCATCGGCGCCGGCATGGTGTGGGCACAGCTGGGGATTACTAACCCGGCCGCAGCGCGGCGCGCCCAGCAGGCCGGGCTAAGGCTGGTGATGGATCGCTGCATGGCGATCGAGCACCGCCGGCTGATGCGTATGGTTGAGAGCGTGCTGTATTAG
- a CDS encoding NAD-dependent epimerase/dehydratase family protein produces the protein MSSPGELHVIFGAGPVGQALMHELLARGRRVRIINRSGVLAAPAGAEVLAGNATDPATTRACCAGAAVVYNCTNAPYTAWPEQFPPLQAGVLAGAAAVGAKLVVMDNLYMYGPTGGRPLTEDLPAATTTRKGRTRARMAADLLAAHDRGEVRVAIGRASDFFGPLVRESAAGVRMFAPALAGKPALVTGKPDLPHTYSYIPDIARGLAILGEHDAALGQAWHLPSAPTVTTRAFVDLVFAAAGHAPRLQALPGLLVRGLGLFNPMLRELAEMMYEFEEPFIVDHTKFARAFGDHATPLPAAIRTTLEWYRQAG, from the coding sequence ATGAGTAGCCCAGGCGAACTCCATGTAATCTTTGGTGCCGGCCCGGTCGGCCAGGCGCTGATGCACGAGCTGCTGGCGCGCGGCCGGCGCGTGCGGATCATCAACCGTAGCGGCGTGCTGGCTGCGCCGGCCGGCGCCGAGGTACTGGCTGGCAATGCAACCGACCCGGCCACAACGCGCGCCTGCTGCGCCGGTGCGGCGGTGGTATATAACTGCACCAATGCGCCCTACACCGCCTGGCCCGAGCAGTTTCCGCCGCTGCAGGCCGGCGTGCTGGCCGGTGCGGCTGCAGTGGGTGCCAAGCTGGTAGTGATGGACAACCTGTACATGTATGGCCCGACCGGCGGGCGACCGCTCACCGAGGATCTGCCGGCCGCCACGACGACGCGTAAGGGCCGCACGCGCGCGCGCATGGCTGCCGATCTGCTGGCCGCGCACGATCGCGGCGAGGTGCGCGTGGCGATCGGGCGCGCGTCGGATTTCTTTGGGCCGCTGGTGCGCGAATCGGCTGCCGGGGTGCGGATGTTCGCGCCGGCTCTGGCCGGCAAGCCGGCCCTGGTCACCGGCAAGCCCGACCTGCCGCATACCTATTCGTATATCCCCGACATCGCGCGTGGGCTGGCCATCCTGGGCGAGCACGACGCTGCGCTGGGCCAGGCCTGGCACCTACCCAGCGCGCCAACCGTGACGACGCGCGCGTTTGTTGATCTGGTATTTGCGGCCGCCGGCCACGCGCCGCGCCTCCAGGCGCTGCCCGGCCTGCTGGTGCGCGGGCTGGGGCTGTTCAACCCAATGCTGCGCGAGCTGGCCGAGATGATGTACGAGTTCGAAGAGCCGTTTATCGTCGACCACACGAAGTTTGCGCGGGCGTTTGGCGACCACGCCACGCCGCTGCCCGCAGCCATTCGTACGACGCTCGAGTGGTATCGCCAGGCCGGCTAG
- a CDS encoding DUF1800 domain-containing protein has protein sequence MPFTRRQFLTLSSVAGAAALLAGCRSPAELLAGLPPPAAWPSGRDPAWHALSRLTFGPRADERAHVAEIGLAAWIDEQLAPEQLDDRPADLRVRRFDILTMDSSLIFDVREANARRQLQQATLLRAVYSRRQLYELMVDFWSDHFSISTAKGDGAWLKPIDDRAVIRPHALGSFRDLLWASLHSPAMLQYLDNHANYRDAPNENYARELMELHTLGVQAGYTQGDVRELARCLTGWTVDQQLFRGQFRFDPAQHDDGAKQVLGLHIPAGGGQHDVEQVFEQLLAHPALPQQIARKLVRRFVADDPPPQLVAAVATTFTHTRGEIKAVLRTLLHAPEFATAPPKFKRPLHYLAGALRQLNANTNGGPPLLEALARMGQPLFMWPTPDGFPDATAAWSGGLLTRWQLALALATNALPGTSIDLDALMRAAGTREATGLLDRLGTLLLGAPLAPAVRGQVAGALAHTGDDRAAYVAALLAAPAYQWR, from the coding sequence ATGCCGTTCACTCGCCGCCAATTCCTGACGCTCAGCAGCGTCGCTGGTGCAGCGGCCCTGCTGGCGGGCTGCCGCTCGCCGGCCGAGCTGCTGGCCGGCCTGCCGCCGCCCGCCGCCTGGCCGTCTGGCCGCGACCCAGCCTGGCACGCGCTCAGCCGGCTGACGTTTGGGCCGCGTGCCGACGAGCGCGCCCACGTCGCCGAGATCGGCCTGGCAGCCTGGATCGACGAGCAGCTTGCGCCCGAGCAGCTCGACGATCGGCCGGCCGATTTGCGCGTGCGCCGCTTCGACATCCTGACCATGGATAGCTCGCTGATCTTTGATGTGCGCGAGGCAAACGCGCGCCGCCAGCTTCAGCAAGCCACACTGCTGCGCGCAGTCTACAGCCGCCGCCAGCTCTACGAGCTGATGGTCGACTTCTGGAGCGATCACTTCAGCATCTCGACGGCCAAGGGCGATGGCGCCTGGCTCAAGCCGATCGACGATCGAGCCGTGATCCGGCCGCACGCGCTCGGCAGCTTTCGCGATCTGCTGTGGGCCTCGCTGCACAGCCCGGCCATGCTTCAGTATCTCGACAACCACGCGAACTACCGGGACGCGCCAAACGAGAATTATGCGCGTGAGCTGATGGAGCTGCACACTCTAGGCGTGCAGGCCGGCTACACGCAGGGCGATGTGCGCGAGCTTGCGCGCTGCCTGACTGGCTGGACGGTCGACCAGCAGCTGTTTCGTGGCCAGTTTCGCTTCGACCCGGCCCAGCACGACGATGGTGCCAAGCAGGTGCTCGGGTTGCACATCCCGGCCGGCGGCGGGCAGCACGATGTCGAGCAGGTGTTCGAGCAGCTGCTGGCGCACCCGGCGCTGCCGCAGCAGATCGCGCGCAAGCTGGTGCGCCGCTTCGTCGCCGATGATCCGCCGCCGCAGCTGGTGGCCGCCGTGGCCACTACCTTCACCCACACGCGTGGCGAGATCAAGGCGGTGCTGCGCACTCTGCTGCACGCGCCCGAATTCGCCACCGCCCCGCCCAAGTTTAAGCGGCCGCTGCACTACCTGGCCGGCGCACTACGCCAGCTCAACGCCAATACCAACGGCGGGCCGCCATTGCTGGAGGCGTTGGCGCGCATGGGCCAGCCGCTGTTCATGTGGCCGACGCCCGATGGCTTCCCGGATGCCACAGCGGCCTGGAGCGGCGGCCTGCTCACCCGCTGGCAGCTCGCGCTGGCGCTGGCGACCAATGCGCTGCCAGGCACAAGCATCGACCTGGACGCGCTAATGCGTGCTGCCGGCACCCGCGAGGCTACGGGCCTGCTCGATCGGCTGGGCACGCTGCTGCTGGGCGCGCCGCTTGCGCCGGCGGTGCGCGGCCAGGTAGCCGGCGCGCTGGCCCATACCGGCGACGACCGGGCCGCGTATGTAGCTGCGCTGCTGGCCGCGCCGGCCTACCAGTGGCGCTAG
- a CDS encoding zf-HC2 domain-containing protein, with amino-acid sequence MTHLSFEALNLYIDAQLGAAERAAADAHLAGCAECQAALARLERALGALAGLPPVRIPVDLSAAVLAQVRPRRQGRLVAWALLAAQLGATLALLIVLGPHMLAPLGAGTLAPAGLWRMPLAGIARLDLPPGVPLAGMSMAGLALIFGGAAIIWLVGNRLLLGAARDHAIQEAA; translated from the coding sequence ATGACCCACCTGAGCTTCGAGGCGCTCAACCTGTATATCGACGCGCAGCTCGGCGCTGCCGAGCGTGCCGCCGCCGATGCCCACCTGGCCGGCTGCGCCGAGTGCCAGGCCGCGCTGGCCCGGCTCGAGCGCGCGCTGGGGGCGCTGGCCGGCCTGCCGCCTGTGCGCATTCCCGTTGATCTGAGCGCGGCGGTGCTGGCACAGGTGCGCCCACGGCGCCAGGGCCGGCTAGTCGCGTGGGCGCTGCTGGCGGCGCAGCTGGGCGCCACACTGGCGCTGCTGATCGTGCTCGGGCCGCACATGCTGGCGCCGCTTGGCGCCGGCACGCTTGCCCCGGCCGGGCTGTGGCGCATGCCGCTGGCCGGCATCGCGCGCCTCGATCTACCGCCGGGCGTGCCGCTGGCGGGCATGAGCATGGCCGGGCTGGCGCTGATCTTCGGCGGCGCGGCGATCATCTGGCTGGTCGGCAACCGGCTGCTGCTCGGCGCGGCCCGCGACCATGCCATCCAGGAGGCAGCATGA
- a CDS encoding sigma-70 family RNA polymerase sigma factor gives MISLAIAQSQRQPASTITVPAQLSTLAEGPLADLALRGAPDAYGELVRRYQGMVYNIAYRLIGDHHEALDVAQEAFVRAFGALASYDQARAFGPWIGRITTNLALNWLQRRRVATLPLGDAPGDGAAATQDRALHDYSAEPERLYLAGEQHELVRRAILALPPHYRAVIELRHFQDCSYDEIALALALPLSDVKSHLFRARRLLRDWLEEHA, from the coding sequence ATGATCAGCCTGGCAATCGCACAATCGCAGCGCCAGCCGGCCAGTACCATCACTGTGCCGGCGCAGCTGAGCACGCTGGCCGAAGGGCCGCTGGCCGATCTGGCGCTGCGCGGCGCGCCCGATGCGTATGGCGAGCTGGTGCGCCGCTACCAGGGTATGGTCTACAACATCGCCTACCGGCTGATCGGCGACCATCACGAGGCGCTGGATGTGGCGCAGGAGGCATTTGTGCGTGCGTTTGGCGCGCTGGCCTCGTACGATCAGGCGCGTGCGTTTGGCCCCTGGATCGGCCGGATCACAACCAACCTGGCGCTCAACTGGCTCCAGCGGCGCCGAGTCGCAACGCTGCCGCTCGGCGACGCGCCCGGCGATGGCGCAGCCGCCACGCAGGATCGCGCGCTGCACGACTACTCGGCCGAGCCCGAGCGGCTATACCTAGCCGGCGAGCAGCACGAGCTGGTGCGCCGGGCCATCCTGGCGCTGCCGCCGCACTACCGCGCGGTGATCGAGCTGCGCCATTTTCAAGATTGCTCGTACGACGAGATTGCGCTGGCGCTGGCGCTGCCGCTGAGTGATGTCAAGAGCCACCTGTTTCGTGCGCGCCGGCTGCTGCGCGACTGGCTCGAGGAGCATGCATGA
- a CDS encoding class I SAM-dependent methyltransferase, whose amino-acid sequence MVPTELYRLLQCPTCGARELVVRAAGVLCTRCKNDYPNCGGYIDLMPRAVEFGYVSKYVSEEQELAEELDYRDLAPPLLAAGVRNRALVRMLDFQPTDIVLDNGCGTAKHAVWNADTVGLMIGSDPATMFADAAVQQVALAKADSRRLPFADNTIDKAFSIDVLEHFPRDVIDAYLAETARTLRPGGRFFAFSNTSDKSSLQPLTDASRKLGRLFVRAGVYDFQREARRKSDHIKALRTWDDVLDAMARAGLRPVKIVFWNSVFTSFVEHVLMKLGEAAVGRQKADGRRQKAGAGDPHPSSLIAEPSEGTAREIRARQRMRGRLERRGPAYYALMAVTLIMELDLWLFGRLKSGSYFIVVEKP is encoded by the coding sequence ATGGTACCGACTGAACTCTACCGGCTGCTGCAATGCCCAACCTGCGGCGCACGCGAGCTGGTGGTGCGCGCCGCCGGGGTGCTCTGCACGCGCTGCAAGAACGACTACCCGAACTGCGGCGGCTATATCGACCTGATGCCGCGCGCGGTTGAGTTCGGCTACGTGTCGAAGTATGTCTCTGAAGAGCAGGAATTGGCCGAGGAGCTCGACTACCGCGACCTCGCGCCGCCGCTGCTGGCCGCCGGAGTGCGCAACCGCGCGCTGGTGCGCATGCTCGATTTCCAACCGACCGACATCGTGCTCGATAACGGCTGTGGCACCGCCAAGCACGCCGTGTGGAACGCCGATACGGTCGGCCTGATGATTGGCTCCGACCCGGCGACCATGTTCGCCGACGCGGCCGTGCAGCAGGTAGCGCTGGCCAAGGCCGACTCGCGCCGGCTGCCGTTTGCCGACAACACGATCGACAAGGCCTTCTCGATCGACGTGCTCGAGCACTTCCCGCGCGACGTGATCGACGCCTACCTGGCCGAGACGGCGCGCACGCTGCGGCCAGGCGGGCGCTTCTTCGCGTTCTCGAACACCAGCGATAAATCGTCGCTGCAGCCGCTCACCGACGCCAGCCGCAAGCTCGGGCGCCTGTTCGTGCGCGCCGGGGTGTACGACTTCCAGCGCGAGGCGCGCCGCAAGTCCGACCATATCAAGGCCCTGCGCACCTGGGATGATGTGCTCGACGCGATGGCCCGGGCCGGCTTGCGCCCGGTGAAGATCGTATTCTGGAACAGCGTGTTCACCAGCTTCGTTGAGCATGTGCTCATGAAGCTGGGCGAGGCGGCGGTTGGAAGGCAGAAGGCAGACGGTAGAAGGCAGAAGGCAGGCGCCGGCGACCCTCATCCTTCGTCTCTCATCGCCGAGCCTTCCGAGGGGACAGCGCGCGAGATCCGCGCACGCCAGCGCATGCGCGGCCGCCTGGAGCGGCGCGGGCCGGCCTACTACGCGCTGATGGCCGTAACGTTGATCATGGAGCTCGATCTGTGGCTGTTCGGGCGGCTGAAATCGGGCAGCTATTTCATCGTGGTCGAAAAGCCGTAA
- a CDS encoding DUF1501 domain-containing protein codes for MLNQRRTLLRVAAYRRVARAWPGWMPRMSFAPYQSAPRGDVLVCVFLRGAADVLNMVVPHGEAAYYSARAALAIPRPDDPRARADLRAIDLDGFFGLHPALAPLWPAWQARQLAFVHACGAPDESRSHFQAMELMERGVDSAAGPASGWLGRHLGSLSTGTRSPLRAIGLGERVPRALLGPVPAAALRSIADFHLGGDARAAEQLRGALAALYAGGDPLDTLGREALGLAELIEQLDPLGYRPAADARYPEGDFGMGLRQLAMLIKAEVGLEVACLDMGGWDTHVAQGGSQGWMAGLLAELGAGLAALHADLAAQADRLLVVVMSEFGRRVEENGGLGTDHGHGSMLLLLGGGVVGGRVYGRWPGLAPEQLVGPGDLAVTTDYRDVLGEIVARRLNNPRLAEVFPGYTPRFLEVVHQRAAVAGSSHSRRSSP; via the coding sequence ATGCTCAACCAACGCCGTACGCTCTTGCGCGTCGCCGCGTATCGTCGCGTGGCGCGCGCCTGGCCCGGCTGGATGCCACGTATGTCGTTTGCGCCCTACCAGAGCGCGCCGCGCGGCGATGTGCTGGTGTGCGTATTTCTGCGTGGCGCGGCCGATGTACTCAACATGGTCGTGCCGCATGGCGAGGCGGCCTACTACAGCGCGCGCGCGGCGCTGGCCATCCCGCGGCCCGACGACCCGCGCGCCCGTGCCGATCTGCGCGCGATCGATCTCGACGGCTTTTTCGGGCTGCACCCGGCGCTGGCGCCGCTATGGCCGGCCTGGCAGGCGCGCCAGCTGGCGTTCGTGCATGCCTGCGGCGCGCCCGATGAGAGCCGCTCGCACTTCCAGGCGATGGAGCTGATGGAGCGTGGCGTCGACAGCGCGGCCGGCCCGGCTTCGGGCTGGCTCGGGCGCCATCTGGGGTCGCTCAGCACCGGCACGCGCTCGCCATTGCGTGCGATCGGGCTGGGCGAGCGTGTGCCGCGCGCGCTACTGGGGCCGGTGCCGGCCGCCGCACTGCGCTCGATCGCCGATTTTCACCTCGGCGGCGATGCGCGCGCGGCTGAGCAGCTGCGGGGCGCGCTCGCAGCGCTGTACGCCGGCGGCGATCCGCTCGACACGCTGGGGCGCGAGGCGCTCGGGCTGGCCGAGCTGATCGAGCAGCTCGACCCGCTGGGCTACCGGCCGGCCGCCGACGCGCGCTACCCCGAGGGCGACTTCGGCATGGGCCTGCGCCAGCTGGCCATGCTGATCAAGGCCGAGGTCGGCCTCGAAGTGGCCTGCCTCGACATGGGCGGATGGGATACGCACGTGGCGCAGGGCGGCAGCCAGGGCTGGATGGCCGGCCTGCTGGCCGAGCTAGGCGCTGGCCTGGCCGCGCTGCATGCCGACCTGGCCGCGCAGGCCGATCGGCTCCTGGTGGTGGTGATGTCGGAGTTCGGCCGGCGCGTCGAGGAGAATGGCGGCCTGGGCACCGACCACGGGCATGGCAGCATGCTCCTGCTGCTCGGCGGCGGCGTGGTTGGCGGGCGCGTCTACGGCCGCTGGCCCGGCCTCGCGCCCGAGCAGCTGGTTGGCCCAGGCGACCTGGCGGTAACGACCGACTACCGTGATGTGCTGGGCGAGATCGTGGCGCGGCGCCTGAACAACCCGCGCCTGGCCGAGGTGTTTCCCGGCTACACGCCGCGCTTCCTCGAGGTGGTGCATCAGCGCGCCGCCGTGGCCGGCAGCTCCCACTCGCGGCGCAGCAGCCCATAG
- a CDS encoding alpha/beta fold hydrolase, with translation MKVQSRRTLRRTLAGLPFAAALAGLGYSALFVPHALPLPHALSGDRREISGRAGRLSYYVDGQGEPLLLIHSINAAASAYEMRPLYDHYRTRRRVYALDLPGFGFSDRANREYTPRLYVDAILDMLDEIKRDAGLSQIDVLALSLSSEFLARAASEHPGRFDTLALVAPTGLRTNDDLNGPPNSVRGNPAVRRFFDNALWGRPIYDALVSRASQRYFLAKTFGSEAAIDQGLLEYDYLVAHQPGAQHAPYAFVSGLLFSADISRVYSSLDLPVFAAHGVRGDFTDYGGLASYAARGNWTIAEFQTGAMPYFELPDQFIAAYDAFLARALA, from the coding sequence ATGAAGGTACAATCCAGACGCACACTCCGGCGCACGCTGGCCGGCCTGCCATTTGCCGCCGCGCTGGCCGGGCTGGGCTATAGCGCGCTGTTCGTACCACACGCGCTGCCGCTGCCGCACGCATTATCTGGCGACCGCCGCGAGATCAGCGGGCGGGCCGGGCGGCTCAGCTACTATGTCGATGGCCAGGGCGAGCCGCTGCTGCTGATCCACAGTATCAATGCGGCTGCATCGGCGTACGAAATGCGCCCGCTCTACGATCACTACCGCACCCGCCGGCGCGTCTACGCGCTCGATCTGCCTGGCTTCGGCTTCTCCGATCGCGCAAACCGCGAGTACACGCCACGGCTGTATGTGGACGCGATCCTCGACATGCTCGACGAGATCAAGCGCGATGCCGGCCTCAGCCAGATCGACGTGCTGGCGCTCTCGCTCAGCAGCGAGTTTCTGGCCCGTGCCGCCAGCGAGCATCCCGGCCGCTTCGACACGCTCGCGCTGGTGGCCCCCACCGGGCTGCGCACGAACGACGACCTGAATGGCCCGCCGAATAGCGTGCGCGGAAACCCGGCCGTACGCCGCTTCTTCGACAATGCGCTGTGGGGCCGGCCGATCTACGACGCGTTGGTGAGCCGCGCCAGCCAGCGCTACTTCCTGGCAAAGACATTCGGCTCCGAGGCGGCAATCGACCAGGGGCTGCTCGAGTACGACTACCTGGTCGCGCACCAGCCGGGCGCCCAGCATGCGCCGTATGCATTCGTGTCGGGGCTGCTGTTTAGCGCCGATATAAGCCGGGTGTACAGCTCGCTCGATCTGCCGGTGTTCGCGGCCCACGGCGTGCGCGGCGATTTCACCGATTATGGTGGGCTGGCCAGCTACGCCGCGCGTGGCAACTGGACGATCGCCGAATTTCAGACTGGCGCCATGCCCTACTTCGAGCTGCCCGACCAGTTCATCGCAGCGTACGACGCATTTCTTGCCCGCGCGCTGGCCTAG
- a CDS encoding GNAT family N-acetyltransferase — translation MPTTDLLRGPRLRLTPLTSDDLPEVAGWYSDSEFARMYDARPAAPRTVAGLHSWLDGYASTTDGFVFAIRPHASDLLLGFSEIESVLWPHRTAWLTLAIGAASQRGQGYGREALGLVLRFAFHELNLHRLQLSVFSYNQAAIRLYERLGFVREGAYREYIERDGQRYDMYLYGLLRREWELPATAAR, via the coding sequence ATGCCCACAACTGACCTATTGCGCGGCCCGCGGCTGCGGCTGACGCCGCTGACGAGCGATGATCTGCCCGAGGTGGCCGGCTGGTATAGCGACAGCGAGTTCGCGCGCATGTACGATGCACGGCCGGCCGCGCCGCGCACTGTGGCCGGCCTGCACAGCTGGCTCGATGGCTACGCCAGCACTACCGACGGCTTTGTGTTTGCGATCCGGCCACACGCCAGCGATCTGCTGCTGGGCTTTAGCGAGATCGAGAGCGTGCTGTGGCCGCACCGCACCGCCTGGCTGACGCTTGCGATCGGTGCGGCCAGCCAGCGCGGCCAGGGCTACGGCCGCGAGGCGCTGGGGCTGGTGTTGCGCTTCGCGTTCCACGAGCTGAATCTGCACCGCCTCCAGCTGAGCGTGTTCAGCTACAACCAGGCGGCCATCCGGCTCTACGAACGGCTGGGATTCGTGCGCGAGGGCGCCTACCGCGAGTATATCGAGCGCGATGGGCAGCGCTACGATATGTACCTCTATGGGCTGCTGCGCCGCGAGTGGGAGCTGCCGGCCACGGCGGCGCGCTGA
- a CDS encoding rhomboid family intramembrane serine protease: protein MLPLGDDNSRRRLLPVVTYALIVINLLVFVLIELPSPDLDALIMAWGTVPSEIVAGRGLITLLTSMFLHGGWAHLGGNMLFLWIFGDNVEDALGYGLYLAFYLVSGLAASLAQVVLDTSSSIPGVGASGAISGVLAAYIVMFGSNRVRVLMGRVITSVPAYMMIGVWIALQFVNGVASLATTAQTGGVAYGAHIGGFIAGLILTFLLRGFMRLPPTAAGSSRRP from the coding sequence ATGCTGCCGCTGGGCGACGACAATAGTAGGCGGCGATTGCTGCCGGTGGTTACGTACGCGCTGATCGTGATCAATCTGCTGGTGTTTGTGCTGATCGAGCTGCCCAGCCCCGATCTCGATGCGCTGATCATGGCCTGGGGCACCGTGCCATCCGAGATCGTGGCGGGGCGCGGCCTGATCACACTGCTCACATCGATGTTCCTGCATGGCGGCTGGGCGCACCTGGGCGGCAATATGCTGTTTCTGTGGATCTTTGGCGATAATGTTGAAGATGCGCTTGGCTATGGCCTGTACCTTGCGTTCTACCTCGTATCCGGCCTGGCCGCCAGCCTGGCCCAGGTCGTGCTCGATACAAGCTCGAGCATCCCCGGCGTCGGTGCTAGCGGTGCGATCTCGGGCGTGCTGGCGGCCTATATCGTCATGTTCGGCTCGAACCGCGTGCGCGTGCTGATGGGCCGGGTGATCACCAGCGTGCCGGCCTATATGATGATTGGGGTGTGGATCGCGTTGCAGTTCGTGAATGGCGTGGCTAGCCTGGCCACGACCGCGCAGACTGGCGGTGTGGCGTATGGCGCGCACATTGGCGGCTTTATCGCTGGGCTGATCTTGACATTTCTGCTGCGTGGGTTTATGCGCTTACCGCCCACAGCAGCTGGCTCAAGCCGCAGGCCATAG
- a CDS encoding glycosyltransferase family 4 protein, translating to MRPLYISPTGRGGVDFGIQNILRAVRRAGLAQAELLRLPELYNFAPFLIGPGLPERWWQGFDIVQGRSRVAFALRAPGRPLVTTVHHLTNDPDLQPYSSPQQRLFYRLIESRYDGWSIRAADAVVCVSRYTQRQVEQTYGRRDTLLIFDGIDTDVFVPTPGLARLNDGLPRSDARVRLLFVGNRTRRKGFDLLPQIMDQLPSDYVLYYTGGFQGSDGTPPHPRMISIGSPGRDGLVAAYQASDILLFPSRLEGFGIAPAEALACARPVVTTDASALPEVVDDGQNGFLCPRNDVAAYAAAVRRLGEDAELRRRFGEHGREKVVSTFGYHQLGAGFVALYQRLLGRADRVAA from the coding sequence ATGCGACCACTGTATATCTCGCCGACCGGCCGCGGCGGCGTTGACTTCGGTATCCAGAATATTCTACGCGCGGTGCGGCGCGCCGGGCTGGCCCAGGCCGAGCTGCTGCGCCTGCCCGAGCTGTATAATTTCGCGCCGTTCTTGATCGGGCCTGGGCTGCCCGAGCGCTGGTGGCAGGGCTTCGATATTGTGCAGGGCCGCTCGCGCGTGGCCTTCGCGCTGCGCGCGCCTGGCCGCCCACTCGTCACCACCGTGCATCACCTCACGAACGACCCCGATCTGCAGCCGTATAGCTCACCACAGCAGCGCCTGTTCTACCGGCTGATCGAGAGCCGCTACGATGGCTGGTCGATCCGCGCGGCCGACGCAGTCGTGTGCGTGTCGCGCTATACCCAGCGCCAGGTCGAACAGACCTACGGCAGGCGCGACACGCTGCTGATCTTCGATGGGATCGATACCGACGTGTTCGTGCCCACGCCAGGCCTGGCCCGCCTCAACGACGGCCTGCCGCGCTCGGATGCGCGGGTGCGGCTGCTGTTCGTGGGTAATCGCACACGCCGCAAGGGCTTCGACCTGCTGCCGCAGATTATGGACCAGCTGCCGAGCGACTATGTTCTGTATTACACCGGCGGCTTCCAGGGCAGCGACGGCACGCCGCCGCACCCGCGCATGATCTCGATCGGCTCGCCTGGCCGCGACGGGCTGGTAGCCGCCTACCAGGCCAGCGACATCCTGCTGTTCCCGTCGCGGCTCGAGGGCTTCGGCATTGCGCCGGCCGAGGCGTTGGCCTGCGCGCGGCCGGTGGTCACCACCGATGCTTCAGCGCTGCCCGAGGTGGTCGACGACGGCCAGAACGGCTTCTTGTGCCCACGCAACGACGTAGCAGCCTATGCTGCGGCAGTGCGCCGGCTGGGCGAGGATGCCGAGCTGCGCCGGCGCTTCGGCGAGCACGGCCGCGAGAAAGTCGTGAGCACGTTCGGCTACCACCAGCTCGGCGCGGGCTTCGTCGCGCTGTATCAGCGGCTGCTCGGCCGGGCCGATCGGGTAGCCGCCTAG